In Proteus vulgaris, one DNA window encodes the following:
- the hpt gene encoding hypoxanthine phosphoribosyltransferase: MKHIVDVMISEEEIKQRIAELGREITEHYRPRQDQHDLVLIGLLKGSFIFMADLCREINVNHEVDFMTVSSYGNGMTSTRDVKIIKDLDEDIRGKDVLIVEDIIDSGNTLNRVKEILSLREPASISICTLLDKPSRREVDVPVEWIGYSIEDKFVIGYGIDYAQRYRHLPYIGHVTLLDE, translated from the coding sequence ATGAAACATATTGTTGATGTCATGATCTCTGAAGAAGAGATCAAACAGCGTATTGCTGAGCTAGGTCGTGAAATCACAGAACATTACCGCCCACGCCAAGATCAACATGATCTTGTCTTAATCGGCTTGTTAAAAGGTTCTTTTATTTTTATGGCAGATTTATGCCGTGAAATTAACGTGAACCATGAAGTCGATTTTATGACTGTATCAAGTTACGGTAATGGTATGACGTCAACACGTGACGTTAAAATCATTAAAGATCTCGATGAAGATATTCGTGGTAAAGATGTTCTGATTGTTGAAGATATCATTGACTCAGGTAATACCTTAAATCGTGTTAAAGAGATTTTAAGCTTACGTGAGCCAGCTTCTATTTCTATCTGTACTTTATTGGATAAGCCATCACGCCGTGAAGTGGATGTACCGGTTGAGTGGATAGGTTATTCTATTGAAGATAAATTTGTAATTGGTTACGGCATTGATTACGCACAGCGTTATCGCCATCTGCCTTATATTGGGCATGTAACGTTATTAGATGAGTAA